The stretch of DNA CGTCGCACTGGAGTTGCTATCAATACCCATTTATTTTTGGCCAGCCTTCAATCAATGACTTTCCATTGGCTCAATGGCGAGAAGCGACAAGAAAAGTGACCTCAGATCCTCATGACCACCGCTGGCTGTGTGACAAAGTTGATAAAGACGTCGATATGCTGGTGGAACAAATACGCACACGGGTGCTACCACAACGAGGCATCCACGCTCAAAGTGATGAAATCCTAATTACAATGGGCTCGCAGAATGCGCTCTATCTGCTTTCGACTTTACTGATGAATGCTCAAAGCCGAGTCGGCGTCGAAAACCCCGGCTATAAAGAAGCAAACCATATTTTTAATCTCTCAGGTGCGCAGTTACACCCTCATCAAGTAGATGAACAAGGGTTAAAGCTCAATGAGCACTCATCGCTGTGTGACCACTTCTACGTCACTCCGAGCCATCAAGCGCCAACTGGGGTTACCATGAGTGACGAACGTCGAACTCAGTTGCTTGAGATGGCAAAGGCCAATGATGCCATCATTATCGAAGATGACTACGATGCCGAGTGCAACGTTGAGTGGAATCCAAAACCGGCACTTAAAGCCAATGATAAAGATGGCCGAGTCATTTACGTCAGCAGCTTTTCCAAACTATTGGCACCCGGCTTGAGATTAGGCTACATCGTGGCACCCGAAGAGCTGATTTATGACTTAAGAATCTTGCGCCGGTTAATGTATCGACATGCACCAAGTCGTATTCAAATGGAAGTCGCACATTTTATTGAACAAGGCTATTACGACAGCTTTGTGAGGCGCTTCAGAGAAAACACGCGTCAGCGTTGGAAGCTGCTCAATGATGCCGTCTTAAAGTATTTACCTGATTGCAAACGACTCGCACAAAGCGAGCAAGCCAACTCATTATGGCTACAAACACCGAGCCACATTAATAGCCAGCGACTGGCTTCACGAGCCGCACAGAAAGGGATACTGATTGAAACCGGGTATTCACACTTTATGACTAATACCGAAACGGTATCGGGTTATGAATCATTGTCAGAATATGATCCCAACTCTTATTTCCGATTAGGGTTTCACGCCATCGATAAAGATCTGATCGCTCCCGGCATCAAAGAGCTGTCTGAGGTAATGAAGATTTAGCATCACTTAGGGCTGTTTTACCGACGCTCTCCATGAGCCGCTCTCCATGAGCATGAATTAAAAAGAGAATGACGTAAAAAAGAGCATCAATTGATGCTCTTTTTAAGACCGACATAACAATCTAAAAGCCAGACGCTTAAACAAGAATGGGGAGTCCTTATCAAAGTGCCTTGGTTTCTTTATTGGTTATCTGGTTGAAGAATTAAGATGCAAGCTCACACAAAACGTCATCAATGATCTTAACGCCTTTCTTTATCTCGCTTGGTTGGATAACCAAAGGAGGAGTTACATGAATACGATTATTAACAATAAAGGTTAGCAGGCCTCGTTTCGTTAGCTCCGCTTTCAATTGACCCATTTTCTCATTGCTCAATGGCGTTTTACTTTCTCGATCTTCGACCAATTCAACCGCCCAGAACATCCCTTTACCGCGCACATCACCAATCATAGGATGCAGCTCTTGAAGGCTAAGCAGAAGCGGCCCAAGAACGCTATTTCCGATATTATCAGCATGCGTAACAATGCCCTCTTGATCCATCACATCGAGCGTTGCAACGATCGAAGCCATCGCTAGAGGGTGACCAGAATACGTTAAGCCACCCATAAAGAAGTTCGACTTAAAGTACTCAACGATCGGTTCGCTGACCACCACACCACCAGCTGGAACATAACCCGAGTTAACCCCTTTCGCGAAAGTAATGAGATCCGGCACGACATTAAAGTGTTCAAACGCAAACCACTTACCCGTTCGACCAAAACCGACCATAACTTCATCAAAGATCAATTGAATGCCGTATTTAGTTGCAAGCTCACGCACACCAATAAGGTAATCTTTTGGCGGAATGAGGAATCCCGCCGTTCCCGGAATCGTCTCTAGAATAATCGCCGCAATCGCTGTTGGTCCTTCGCATTCAATCACTCGCTCTAAATGCTGTAGGGCACGCTCACTCTCTTCTGCCTCAGTCGCCGCGTTGAATTCGCTTCGATAGAGAAATGGATTGAAGAAGTGAACGTGCCCACGGCTATACTCGTTTGGAATACGGCGAAAATCGCCCGTCGCCGCAATCGCTGTACCGGTATTTCCGTGGTAAGAGCGATAAGCAGAAAGCACCTTATCGCGTCCTGTGAACTGTCTTGCCATACGAATTGCATTTTCGTTGGCATCTGCGCCTGCGTTGGTAAAGAACACCTTCTTAAACTTGCTTGGTGCTTTAGACAAAATACGTTTAGCGGCCAAACCACGAGTGAGATTTGCTGTCGCAGGGGCAACGGTCACCAATGAATCAGCCTGATCTTTAATGGCTTTAATCACTTGTGGATGCTGATGACCAATGTTGGTGTTAACCAGTTGGCTACTAAAATCAAGGTACTCCTTACCTTCGTAGTCCCACATTTTGCATCCTTGCCCACCAGCGATAGCGATAGGTTCTGCCGCTTCTTGAATCGACCAAGAATGAAATACGCTCTTGTCGAGGTCGATAATATCTTGGTTTACAAGCTGTTCTGTTGATACTTCCATTTCATCGTCTCCATAAACAAAACTAGATTCACAACCCTCTCGCTTCAATCTTTCTCGTCTATCAAAGCGCGAAATACGAGATTGAAAAGGCTGCGCTATCGGATGGAATAATCTTCGTCCCAAACAGGGCCCAACTCATAGTGTCAGTTTCAACAAAATCTTGGGCCAGTGAATCAGCTCAAACCTCGTCTCCGATCCAACCAACAGCCTGACCCAATCCAATCGTCGATCTGGCTCTATTCAAAATTCTTAGGTGTGAATAGATTGAAAGGCAGACGAGACAAGTCTCATCGGACGCTAATTAACGCAGCAGCAATATCAAAAGCAAAGAGGTGAGCAAGAGTGGAAATAGGATTGGCGATGATATTGATTCTGTTTGCAGGAGTAGTTCGAGGCTATTCAGGGTTTGGGTTTGCGATTATCGCAGCACTATCTCTCAGCTTTATCGTTCCATCATTGCAAGCAGTAACTATCGCTATCCTATTGGACTTTTTAAGTACCTTTCCGCTGCTCAAGCGAAATAAAACCACCATCAATATCCGGCTTATTGCGCCGCTGTGTATTGGTATGTTGGTTACGGTGCCTTTCTCGCTGTATTTCATTAGCACGATATCGGAATCAGGCTTGAAGGCCTTTATCGCGATGATGTCTTCGGTCGCTGGTGCACTGATTATTTTGGATTTTCGCCTGACATGGTTACACCAGCGGCACGCATTTTGGGCAGGAGCTATATCCGGTTTCAGTATGACCACCGCCTCTTCTGGCGGGCCTCCATTAGTAACGTATTTAATGAATCTCACTATTGAAGCCAAAGAGCAGAGAGCGACCGCCATTGTGTTTTTCTTGTTGAGTTCTGCAGTTTCATTAAGCGGATTTATTTGGATAGGTACATTCAACCAAGACACGTTTACCACAGGCTTATGGTTACTTCCGGCGGCTGTGATTGGCAATTTATTAGGGCAGAAACTGTATATCTCAGTACCTAACTTGCCTGCAAAAACAACGACCGCGCCGATCCTTATCGGCATGGCACTACTTATGTTAATTTCAAATTAGAAGGATTTACTTATGGATAAGATAGCGTTCATTACAGGGGCGACATCCGGATTTGGTAAAGCAGCGGCAAAACGCTT from Vibrio splendidus encodes:
- a CDS encoding PLP-dependent aminotransferase family protein, which codes for MAINHNCFIEFDSKRSLQEQVRSYLVTAILNGIFPAEQALPSCRKLSSQLGVSRNTVSLVYDSLLDDGYLISKPRSGYYLSEKYQNPSDEIDSSLDHFESTDSNNAPDWSKRVKLQLSQYPRIVKPSHWSCYQYPFIFGQPSINDFPLAQWREATRKVTSDPHDHRWLCDKVDKDVDMLVEQIRTRVLPQRGIHAQSDEILITMGSQNALYLLSTLLMNAQSRVGVENPGYKEANHIFNLSGAQLHPHQVDEQGLKLNEHSSLCDHFYVTPSHQAPTGVTMSDERRTQLLEMAKANDAIIIEDDYDAECNVEWNPKPALKANDKDGRVIYVSSFSKLLAPGLRLGYIVAPEELIYDLRILRRLMYRHAPSRIQMEVAHFIEQGYYDSFVRRFRENTRQRWKLLNDAVLKYLPDCKRLAQSEQANSLWLQTPSHINSQRLASRAAQKGILIETGYSHFMTNTETVSGYESLSEYDPNSYFRLGFHAIDKDLIAPGIKELSEVMKI
- a CDS encoding aspartate aminotransferase family protein yields the protein MEVSTEQLVNQDIIDLDKSVFHSWSIQEAAEPIAIAGGQGCKMWDYEGKEYLDFSSQLVNTNIGHQHPQVIKAIKDQADSLVTVAPATANLTRGLAAKRILSKAPSKFKKVFFTNAGADANENAIRMARQFTGRDKVLSAYRSYHGNTGTAIAATGDFRRIPNEYSRGHVHFFNPFLYRSEFNAATEAEESERALQHLERVIECEGPTAIAAIILETIPGTAGFLIPPKDYLIGVRELATKYGIQLIFDEVMVGFGRTGKWFAFEHFNVVPDLITFAKGVNSGYVPAGGVVVSEPIVEYFKSNFFMGGLTYSGHPLAMASIVATLDVMDQEGIVTHADNIGNSVLGPLLLSLQELHPMIGDVRGKGMFWAVELVEDRESKTPLSNEKMGQLKAELTKRGLLTFIVNNRIHVTPPLVIQPSEIKKGVKIIDDVLCELAS
- a CDS encoding sulfite exporter TauE/SafE family protein, with amino-acid sequence MILILFAGVVRGYSGFGFAIIAALSLSFIVPSLQAVTIAILLDFLSTFPLLKRNKTTINIRLIAPLCIGMLVTVPFSLYFISTISESGLKAFIAMMSSVAGALIILDFRLTWLHQRHAFWAGAISGFSMTTASSGGPPLVTYLMNLTIEAKEQRATAIVFFLLSSAVSLSGFIWIGTFNQDTFTTGLWLLPAAVIGNLLGQKLYISVPNLPAKTTTAPILIGMALLMLISN